CGGCCAACTACCCCTTCGCCACCATCGACAAGAACGTCGGCGTGGTCACCGTGCCCGACGAGCGGCTGGAAAAGCTGGCGGACGTCTTCGCCAAGGGGGAGCGGCGCCCTCCGGTCGTGCCCACCTACGTCGAGTTCGTGGACATCGCCGGGCTGGTCAAGGGGGCGCACCGGGGCGAGGGGCTGGGCAACCAGTTCCTCGGCAACATCCGCGAGGTCGCGGCGGTGGCCCACGTGGTGCGCTGCTTCGAGGACCCGAACGTCGTCCACGTGGACGGCTCGGTGGACCCGCTGCGCGACGCCGAGATCATCAACACCGAGCTGGCGCTGGCCGACCTGGGCACGCTCGAGCGCCGGCTGGAGAAGCTCGAGCGCAGCGCCCGCGTCAGCAAGGAGGACGCGGCGCTGGTGGAGCTTTTGAGGCCGCTGGTGGCCCACCTGGAATCGGGCGAGCCCGCCCGCACCTTCCGCACCGGCAACGAGGAGCACGACAAGCTGCTGCGCCGGGTCTTCAAGGAGTACGGCCTCATCACCGCCAAGCCGGTCGTCTACGTGGCCAACGTGGGCGAGGAGGACCTGCCCGAGGGCAACGCGCACGTGGAGAAGCTGCGCGAGCTGGCGGCGCGCGAGGGGGCGGAGCTGGTCGTCATCTCGGCCAAGATCGAGGCCGAGCTGGCCGAGCTTTCGGACGAGGAGGCGCGCGAATACCTGGCCGAGCTGGGGCTCGAGCAGTCGGGCCTCGACCGGCTGGTGCTCGCCGGCTACCGCGCGCTCGACCTGA
This genomic stretch from Oceanithermus profundus DSM 14977 harbors:
- the ychF gene encoding redox-regulated ATPase YchF: MANLSIGIVGLPNVGKSTLFNAITKAGALAANYPFATIDKNVGVVTVPDERLEKLADVFAKGERRPPVVPTYVEFVDIAGLVKGAHRGEGLGNQFLGNIREVAAVAHVVRCFEDPNVVHVDGSVDPLRDAEIINTELALADLGTLERRLEKLERSARVSKEDAALVELLRPLVAHLESGEPARTFRTGNEEHDKLLRRVFKEYGLITAKPVVYVANVGEEDLPEGNAHVEKLRELAAREGAELVVISAKIEAELAELSDEEAREYLAELGLEQSGLDRLVLAGYRALDLITFLTAGEKEVRAWTVKRGTKAPQAAGTIHSDMERGFIRAEVIDWEKLVEAGGWAAAKEKGWVRTEGKDYVVQDGDVMLILFNV